The DNA segment GGGCGGGGGCGTGGTGATGAACGCGGGGGCCCACGGCCACCAGCTGGCCGAGGTGCTCGACGCCGCGCGCGTGGTGACGCCCGCGGGCGAGGAGGTGCTCACCCGGGCCGCCCTGGGGTTCGCCTACCGCACCTCCGTGCTGCAGCAGCGTCCGGCCGTGGTGGTGGAGGCGACGCTGCGCCTGCGCCCCGCGGACCCGCGCGAGGTGCGCGCCCGCCTGGACGCCTGGCTGGCCCAGCGCAACGCCACGCAGCCCATCGGGCCGCCGAGTAGTGGGTGCATCTTCCGCAACCCCGAGGGGGACCACGCCGGCCGCCTCATCGACGCGGCGGGGCTCAAGGGGCTGAGCGTGGGGGACGCCGTGGTCTCCGAGATCCACGCCAACTACATCGTGAACCGCGGCGCCGCCCGGGCCGCTGACGTGCTGGCGCTGGTCGAGCAGGTGCGCACGCGCGTGCGGGAGCGGTTCGGGCGAGAGCTGGAGCTGGAGGTGAAGTTGCTGGGCGACTTCGACGCGGGCGCACCGGGCGCGACCGGCGCGCCGGTCGCGCCCGGACCCGGGCCGCACGAGCCGGGACTCGTGCCGGGTGGAGGGCCGGTGGTGTCCCCGTGAGCTCCTGGCTGACCGCGGCCCGCTTCGCCCTCGTCATGTGCGCACTCCTGGCCGCGCTGAGCCTGCCGGGGTCGGCCCTCTTCACCCTGGAAACAGTGATCGTGGAGGGCGCGCACAGCCTCTCTCCCGGGGAGGTGGTGGAGGCCTCCGGGCTCGAGCCGGGGACGGTCTCTCTCTTCCGCGTCCCGGCCGGCGAGGTGGAGGAGCGGCTGGCCCGCCACCCGCGCATCGCCGCCGCCCGGGTGCGGCCGCGCCCCCCGGACGCGATCGTCATCGAGGTGGCCGAGCGGGTGCCCGCCGCCGCCGTGCCGCTCCAGGCCGGGTACGCGGTAATCGATGGCGGCGCGGTGGTGATCGAGGTCACGCCCGCCCGCCCGGCGCTGCCGCTGGTCTCCGGGCGGGGCGAGCGTCTGGCCTGGGCGGCGCCCGGGCACGTCGTGCCCTCGGCGGCCGCCCGCGAGGCGGTCAGGGTCCTCCCGCTCCTCCCGGCGCCCCTGCGGGGGCGCGTCGCCCACCTGCAGGTGACGGCCACGCGGGAGGTGGTGCTCTACACGCTCGACGGGGTGGAGATCCGGGCGGGGCCGGTGGCGGGCGTGGAAGAACGCCTGGCAGTGGCCCCCGAGGTGCTGCAGCGTGTGCGCGCGGAAGGGCTGGTGCTGGCCTACGTCGACCTGCGCGTCCCGGACACGGTCATCCTGGGCCCCCGCCGGTCCGGACCGGCGCAGTAATCCTGCACCGGACCAGGCCGCCGCCCGGCCAGACGCCCCTCAATCGGGCCAAGGCAGAGACCCTGGGAGCCGCCGCGGGCTGGGAGGCGGTGCGGGGCGTCCTGCAGATCGGCACGGAGGACATGACCGACTACACCGACCGCCGCGCGGGCAAGAGCACGTGGGTTGATGCGCTGCCGCCCGGGCACCGCGGCAAGCTGATCCGCCTGCGCGTGCCGCGGGGGCCCGCGTCGGCGGAGCCGGTGCCGCTCGCGCGCGCCCCATGAGCGACTGGGTCGTCGTCCGGCACAAGGACACGCGCGAGATCGTCCACCAGGAGGAGCACGCCAGCGTGTCGCCGAAGCGGTCCGCCGACCTCCTGACCCAGCGCTACCTCGAGCTTCGCGAGCGGTGGCCCCCCGAATACGAGATTCTCACCGGCTTCGGCCCCACGCTGGAGGAGTTCCTCCGCCTGTGCGACTCGAGTGACTAGTGGAGGTGGGCGACCAATCCGGCCACCAGTCCCAGCGCCAGGGTCCCGGTCTGGGCGAAGTGCGCCAGGATCAGGTCGCGGACGCTCCGCGAGCCGTCCATGAGGTCCCACAGGGCGGCCTCCTCGGGGCTCAGCCGTGCGTAGGCGTGCAGGTGCGGGTGGCTGAGCACGACGTAAGGTGGACGACCCGGGTCATGGACGACGTGGCGCTCACCGGCTCGAGGAAGCCCTCACCATCGAGGCGCTCGCGGCCGCCTGGCGGCCCGTCGGCTCCGCGCAGGCCAGGGAGGCCGCGGTCAGGGCGCGCGCGGAGGCGCAGGGGATCTGCGAGCAGTTGAGCCCGGCTTTCGCCCGCAGCCGGGCGGACAGGAGGAGAAGCCCACCAGGCGTGGAATAGCGCGGTGAAGCGGGGACGCCGCGGGGCTTCCGGTGGAGCGGCCCGCGGCTCCTGAGGTCGACGCGCCCGTCCGGCGGACCGCCGGACCAACGTACCTACCGTCGCACCTGGAGTCGCACCTGTGCCGAAGAAGGGCCTGGTCGTCGGTCTCGATATCGGCACCACCAAGGTCTGCGCCGTCGCAGGCGAGGTGGATGACGACGGGGAGGTCCACATCGTGGGGGTGGGGACCTCCCCCTCGTCTGGCCTGCGCAAGGGCGTCGTCGTCGACCTGGAAGCCACCGTCCGCGCCATCGAGGAGGCGGTCGAGCGCGCGGAGCGGATGGCCGGCCAGCGCGTGCCTTCCGCTTTCGTCAGCGTCTCCGGCGAGCACATCACCTCGA comes from the Armatimonadota bacterium genome and includes:
- the murB gene encoding UDP-N-acetylmuramate dehydrogenase — its product is MSRTRRAPQPRAAHPPGQDPEPRALEAVVEALRRHVRDIRLHEPLWRHVTLRVGGPADVLVVPHSADELRAAARVLFGEGVPFVVLGQGSNVLIADGGIRGVVVKVGKGVDRVRWDGEAVTVEAGYGLPRLAQEAARRGLAGLEFAAGIPGSVGGGVVMNAGAHGHQLAEVLDAARVVTPAGEEVLTRAALGFAYRTSVLQQRPAVVVEATLRLRPADPREVRARLDAWLAQRNATQPIGPPSSGCIFRNPEGDHAGRLIDAAGLKGLSVGDAVVSEIHANYIVNRGAARAADVLALVEQVRTRVRERFGRELELEVKLLGDFDAGAPGATGAPVAPGPGPHEPGLVPGGGPVVSP
- a CDS encoding FtsQ-type POTRA domain-containing protein — translated: MSSWLTAARFALVMCALLAALSLPGSALFTLETVIVEGAHSLSPGEVVEASGLEPGTVSLFRVPAGEVEERLARHPRIAAARVRPRPPDAIVIEVAERVPAAAVPLQAGYAVIDGGAVVIEVTPARPALPLVSGRGERLAWAAPGHVVPSAAAREAVRVLPLLPAPLRGRVAHLQVTATREVVLYTLDGVEIRAGPVAGVEERLAVAPEVLQRVRAEGLVLAYVDLRVPDTVILGPRRSGPAQ